Proteins encoded within one genomic window of Camelina sativa cultivar DH55 chromosome 19, Cs, whole genome shotgun sequence:
- the LOC104767183 gene encoding nucleolar complex protein 2 homolog isoform X1, which produces MGAKDDIAMDRKSDKKLRKKKLKSKKAEEAEEHDDDQSVEELNVDDIETDKKSDKKRGKKKLKSKKAEEAEEHDEDQLNSVEETDVDDIETDQKSDKKRKKKVKSKKAEAEEHEEQLKRLQETQADFYEYMKEHDAGLLKFDATEVEDDADVEPDTDVEDIEKQDTDVKIPKKVNEQKTITLAMVESWCDSIREDAKLGAVRSILRAYRTACHYGDDTGDDQSTKFSVMSSAVFNEIMIFVLSEMDGILRKLLRFPEDTRGTKETVLELTNTRPWKNYNHLLKSYLGNSLHVLNQMTDTEMISFTLRRLKHSSVFLAAFPSLLRKYIKVALHFWGTGSGALPVVSLLFLRDLCIRIGSDCVDDCIKGMYKAYVLNCQFVNADKLRHIFFLGNCFIELIGTDISASYQHAFVFIRQLAMILREALNTKTKEAFRKVYQWKFIHCLELWTGAVCAYSSQSELRPVAYPLAQIITGVARLVPTARYIPLRLRCVRMLNRIAASTGTFIPVSMLLVDMLEMKELNRPPTGGVGKGVDLRTLLKVSKPAVKTRAFQEACVYSVVEELVEHLSQWSCSVAFFELSFIPTIRLRSFSKSTKAERFRKEMKQLISQIEANSEFVNKKRASIKFLPNDLAAASFLEDEKKSGKSPLLQYAEIIRQRAQQRNESLVESDVIVGENSAVFGKNAPSSDEEDDEDRIEKGAAAFNSSWLPGSDPKEKEPEEEKTKKKKRKRGGKSKSEKKQEEDGAGEDDVVEDFVLSSDEEEEDDLFDIGADKDDDEDAADEITDPETKTSNKTSKKTKGTYKTWHKTYKKTKKKKARVA; this is translated from the exons ATGGGTGCCAAAG ATGATATAGCAATGGATCGAAAGAGTGATAAAAAGCTTcggaagaagaagttgaaatcTAAGAAAGCAGAAGAAGCTGAGGAGCATGATGATGACCAGAGTGTTGAAGAATTGAATGTAGATGATATAGAAACGGATAAGAAGAGCGATAAGAAGCGtgggaagaagaagttgaaatcTAAGAAAGCAGAAGAAGCTGAGGAGCATGATGAGGATCAGCTCAACAGTGTTGAAGAAACTGATGTAGATGATATAGAAACGGATCAGAAGAGCGATAAGAAGCgcaagaagaaggtgaagtCTAAGAAAGCAGAAGCTGAGGAGCATGAAGAACAGCTTAAGAGGCTTCAAGAAACT CAAGCTGATTTTTATGAGTATATGAAAGAGCATGATGCAGGGCTTCTTAAGTTTGATGCTACTGAAGTCGAG GATGATGCTGATGTTGAACCTGATACTGACGTAGAAGACATTGAGAAGCAAGATACTGATGTTAAAATCccaaagaaagtgaatgagCAGAAAACGATTACATTAGCGATGGTTGAATCATGGTGTGATTCAATCCGTGAAGACGCGAAGCTAGGTGCAGTACGTTCTATCTTGAGAGCTTATAGAACTGCCTGTCACTATGGTGATGATACCGgggatgatcagtccacaaaGTTTAGTGTTATGTCAAGCGCTGTGTTTAATGAGATAATGATATTTGTTCTGAGTGAAATGGATGGGATTCTTCGTAAGTTGTTGAGGTTTCCTGAAGATACGAGAGGAACAAAAGAGACTGTATTGGAACTGACAAACACCAGGCCTTGGAAGAACTATAATCATTTACTCAAATCATATCTCGGCAATTCCCTTCATGTTCTGAACCAGATGACTGACACTGAAATGATATCTTTTACTCTGCGCCGCCTGAAGCACTCATCGGTTTTTTTAGCTGCTTTCCCGAGCCTCCTAAGGAAATATATTAAG GTAGCACTTCATTTCTGGGGAACTGGTAGTGGCGCGCTCCCTGTTGTTTCCTTGTTGTTCCTGAGAGATTTGTGCATACGCATTGGGTCTGACTGTGTGGATGACTGCATCAAGGGAATGTACAAAGCATATGTGTTAAATTGCCAGTTTGTGAATGCTGATAAATTGCGGcatattttctttcttggtaACTGCTTCATCGAGCTTATCGGCACAGATATCTCTGCATCATATCAGCATGCTTTCGTCTTCATAAGGCAATTGGCAATGATTCTGCGTGAAGCGcttaacacaaaaacaaaa gaaGCATTTCGGAAAGTGTATCAATGGAAATTCATCCATTGCCTTGAGCTTTGGACTGGAGCTGTTTGTGCATACAGCTCTCAGTCTGAACTCAGACCAGTTGCTTATCCACTAGCCCAAATAATAACTGGTGTAGCACGACTTGTTCCCACTGCTCGCTACATTCCCCTTAGACTAAGATGTGTTCGTATGTTAAACCGGATTGCTGCTTCAACTGGTACCTTTATACCCGTCTCTATGCTTCTTGTGGACATGTTAGAGATGAAGGAGCTCAACAGACCCCCCACTGGAGGCGTTGGCAAAGGTGTAGACTTACGAACACTACTGAAG GTAAGTAAACCAGCAGTGAAGACACGAGCGTTTCAGGAGGCATGTGTTTATTCTGTAGTTGAGGAGCTCGTGGAGCATTTGTCTCAGTGGAGTTGTTCTGTCGCTTTCTTTGAATTGTCATTTATTCCAACCATAAGGCTGCGTAGCTTTTCCAAGTCCACTAAAGCTGAGAGGTTTaggaaagaaatgaaacaactCATTAGCCAG ATTGAAGCTAACTCAGAGTTTGTCAACAAAAAGAGAGCTTCAATTAAGTTTCTACCCAATGATCTTGCTGCTGCATCATTCCTTGAG GATGAGAAGAAGTCAGGAAAAAGCCCTCTATTGCAATACGCAGAAATTATCCGCCAAAGAGCCCAACAAAGAAACGAATCACTGGTGGAATCAGA TGTTATTGTGGGAGAGAACTCAGCTGTCTTTGGGAAAAACGCACCAAGCagtgatgaggaagatgatgaagataggATTGAAAAGGGTGCTGCAGCTTTCAATTCCTCCTGGTTACCGGGAAGTGACCCCAA AGAGAAAGAGCCGGAGGAAGAGAagacgaaaaagaagaaaaggaagagaggtGGTAAGAGTAAATCAGAGAAAAAGCAGGAAGAGGATGGTGCAGGAGAAGATGACGTTGTGGAGGATTTTGTGTTGAGTtctgatgaagaggaagaggatgatctGTTTGATATAGGAGCagacaaagatgatgatgaggatgcaGCAGACGAAATTACAGATCCTGAGACAAAGACATCTAATAAGACCTCTAAGAAAACTAAGGGCACTTATAAGACCTGGCATAAGACTTAcaagaagaccaagaagaagaaagcacgAGTAGCTTAG
- the LOC104767186 gene encoding uncharacterized protein LOC104767186, whose product MEATTRILSTTALNRRLLLSKLNLKPDTRSIKFTDQFCFPSHNAISRRSSSASAARIRCSSLPPNANLFKSLFFLTSTCRLENSAVHANPFRSEPNDGVAVWNRAPPTVNGGGNAAIIAGSEGKETTVVLLGWLGAKAKHLRRYVEWYNSRGINAVTFTVDVRDLLRLDLGRRLERMIAEFGNELVNWVSQKEDDGREKCLVFHSFSNTGWLV is encoded by the coding sequence ATGGAAGCAACAACAAGAATCTTGAGCACTACTGCTCTcaatcgtcgtcttcttctcagTAAGCTCAACCTAAAACCTGACACCCGTTCCATCAAATTCACAGATCAGTTTTGTTTTCCCTCACACAATGCCATCTCCCGACGATCGTCATCTGCGTCCGCCGCTCGTATACGGTGTTCTTCGCTTCCTCCAAACGCGAATCTcttcaaatctctcttcttcctaaCGTCAACGTGTCGTCTCGAGAACTCCGCCGTTCACGCTAACCCATTCCGATCCGAACCTAACGACGGCGTCGCGGTTTGGAACAGAGCTCCGCCGACCGTGAACGGAGGTGGAAACGCGGCGATAATAGCCGGGAGCGAAGGAAAAGAGACGACTGTGGTTCTCCTCGGTTGGTTAGGTGCGAAAGCTAAGCATTTGAGGAGATACGTTGAGTGGTACAACTCCAGGGGAATTAACGCCGTTACTTTCACTGTCGACGTTAGGGATTTGCTCCGGTTAGATCTTGGTCGGAGGCTCGAACGAATGATAGCTGAATTTGGGAACGAATTGGTTAATTGGGTATCGCAGAAGGAAGATGATGGTAGAGAGAAATGCTTGGTGTTCCACAGCTTCAGCAACACTGGTTGGCTTGTGTAG
- the LOC104767183 gene encoding nucleolar complex protein 2 homolog isoform X2, giving the protein MGAKAMDRKSDKKLRKKKLKSKKAEEAEEHDDDQSVEELNVDDIETDKKSDKKRGKKKLKSKKAEEAEEHDEDQLNSVEETDVDDIETDQKSDKKRKKKVKSKKAEAEEHEEQLKRLQETQADFYEYMKEHDAGLLKFDATEVEDDADVEPDTDVEDIEKQDTDVKIPKKVNEQKTITLAMVESWCDSIREDAKLGAVRSILRAYRTACHYGDDTGDDQSTKFSVMSSAVFNEIMIFVLSEMDGILRKLLRFPEDTRGTKETVLELTNTRPWKNYNHLLKSYLGNSLHVLNQMTDTEMISFTLRRLKHSSVFLAAFPSLLRKYIKVALHFWGTGSGALPVVSLLFLRDLCIRIGSDCVDDCIKGMYKAYVLNCQFVNADKLRHIFFLGNCFIELIGTDISASYQHAFVFIRQLAMILREALNTKTKEAFRKVYQWKFIHCLELWTGAVCAYSSQSELRPVAYPLAQIITGVARLVPTARYIPLRLRCVRMLNRIAASTGTFIPVSMLLVDMLEMKELNRPPTGGVGKGVDLRTLLKVSKPAVKTRAFQEACVYSVVEELVEHLSQWSCSVAFFELSFIPTIRLRSFSKSTKAERFRKEMKQLISQIEANSEFVNKKRASIKFLPNDLAAASFLEDEKKSGKSPLLQYAEIIRQRAQQRNESLVESDVIVGENSAVFGKNAPSSDEEDDEDRIEKGAAAFNSSWLPGSDPKEKEPEEEKTKKKKRKRGGKSKSEKKQEEDGAGEDDVVEDFVLSSDEEEEDDLFDIGADKDDDEDAADEITDPETKTSNKTSKKTKGTYKTWHKTYKKTKKKKARVA; this is encoded by the exons ATGGGTGCCAAAG CAATGGATCGAAAGAGTGATAAAAAGCTTcggaagaagaagttgaaatcTAAGAAAGCAGAAGAAGCTGAGGAGCATGATGATGACCAGAGTGTTGAAGAATTGAATGTAGATGATATAGAAACGGATAAGAAGAGCGATAAGAAGCGtgggaagaagaagttgaaatcTAAGAAAGCAGAAGAAGCTGAGGAGCATGATGAGGATCAGCTCAACAGTGTTGAAGAAACTGATGTAGATGATATAGAAACGGATCAGAAGAGCGATAAGAAGCgcaagaagaaggtgaagtCTAAGAAAGCAGAAGCTGAGGAGCATGAAGAACAGCTTAAGAGGCTTCAAGAAACT CAAGCTGATTTTTATGAGTATATGAAAGAGCATGATGCAGGGCTTCTTAAGTTTGATGCTACTGAAGTCGAG GATGATGCTGATGTTGAACCTGATACTGACGTAGAAGACATTGAGAAGCAAGATACTGATGTTAAAATCccaaagaaagtgaatgagCAGAAAACGATTACATTAGCGATGGTTGAATCATGGTGTGATTCAATCCGTGAAGACGCGAAGCTAGGTGCAGTACGTTCTATCTTGAGAGCTTATAGAACTGCCTGTCACTATGGTGATGATACCGgggatgatcagtccacaaaGTTTAGTGTTATGTCAAGCGCTGTGTTTAATGAGATAATGATATTTGTTCTGAGTGAAATGGATGGGATTCTTCGTAAGTTGTTGAGGTTTCCTGAAGATACGAGAGGAACAAAAGAGACTGTATTGGAACTGACAAACACCAGGCCTTGGAAGAACTATAATCATTTACTCAAATCATATCTCGGCAATTCCCTTCATGTTCTGAACCAGATGACTGACACTGAAATGATATCTTTTACTCTGCGCCGCCTGAAGCACTCATCGGTTTTTTTAGCTGCTTTCCCGAGCCTCCTAAGGAAATATATTAAG GTAGCACTTCATTTCTGGGGAACTGGTAGTGGCGCGCTCCCTGTTGTTTCCTTGTTGTTCCTGAGAGATTTGTGCATACGCATTGGGTCTGACTGTGTGGATGACTGCATCAAGGGAATGTACAAAGCATATGTGTTAAATTGCCAGTTTGTGAATGCTGATAAATTGCGGcatattttctttcttggtaACTGCTTCATCGAGCTTATCGGCACAGATATCTCTGCATCATATCAGCATGCTTTCGTCTTCATAAGGCAATTGGCAATGATTCTGCGTGAAGCGcttaacacaaaaacaaaa gaaGCATTTCGGAAAGTGTATCAATGGAAATTCATCCATTGCCTTGAGCTTTGGACTGGAGCTGTTTGTGCATACAGCTCTCAGTCTGAACTCAGACCAGTTGCTTATCCACTAGCCCAAATAATAACTGGTGTAGCACGACTTGTTCCCACTGCTCGCTACATTCCCCTTAGACTAAGATGTGTTCGTATGTTAAACCGGATTGCTGCTTCAACTGGTACCTTTATACCCGTCTCTATGCTTCTTGTGGACATGTTAGAGATGAAGGAGCTCAACAGACCCCCCACTGGAGGCGTTGGCAAAGGTGTAGACTTACGAACACTACTGAAG GTAAGTAAACCAGCAGTGAAGACACGAGCGTTTCAGGAGGCATGTGTTTATTCTGTAGTTGAGGAGCTCGTGGAGCATTTGTCTCAGTGGAGTTGTTCTGTCGCTTTCTTTGAATTGTCATTTATTCCAACCATAAGGCTGCGTAGCTTTTCCAAGTCCACTAAAGCTGAGAGGTTTaggaaagaaatgaaacaactCATTAGCCAG ATTGAAGCTAACTCAGAGTTTGTCAACAAAAAGAGAGCTTCAATTAAGTTTCTACCCAATGATCTTGCTGCTGCATCATTCCTTGAG GATGAGAAGAAGTCAGGAAAAAGCCCTCTATTGCAATACGCAGAAATTATCCGCCAAAGAGCCCAACAAAGAAACGAATCACTGGTGGAATCAGA TGTTATTGTGGGAGAGAACTCAGCTGTCTTTGGGAAAAACGCACCAAGCagtgatgaggaagatgatgaagataggATTGAAAAGGGTGCTGCAGCTTTCAATTCCTCCTGGTTACCGGGAAGTGACCCCAA AGAGAAAGAGCCGGAGGAAGAGAagacgaaaaagaagaaaaggaagagaggtGGTAAGAGTAAATCAGAGAAAAAGCAGGAAGAGGATGGTGCAGGAGAAGATGACGTTGTGGAGGATTTTGTGTTGAGTtctgatgaagaggaagaggatgatctGTTTGATATAGGAGCagacaaagatgatgatgaggatgcaGCAGACGAAATTACAGATCCTGAGACAAAGACATCTAATAAGACCTCTAAGAAAACTAAGGGCACTTATAAGACCTGGCATAAGACTTAcaagaagaccaagaagaagaaagcacgAGTAGCTTAG
- the LOC104767184 gene encoding protein RER1D-like isoform X1, whose translation MEDEQGSESEGDTIVASPLAKWRIQFSRSFQNYLDRSAPNIVRRWLVTLLAAVIYIYRVYYVYGYFVISYGLATYILNLLIGFLSPKVDPELEALDPDSLPSDVSDEYKPFVRRLPEFKFWYAATKAFVVAFVMTFFSFLDVPVFWPILLCYWLVLYSLTMKRLIVHMWKYRYFPFDVRKPVKLFKVLADSVLTFLRIKRDDGGNDAPSSSSSSHGSEKQD comes from the exons ATGGAAGACGAACAAGGTAGCGAAAGTGAAGGAGACACCATAGTTGCATCACCACTTGCTAAATGGAGAATCCAATTCTCGAGATCGTTTCAGAATTACTTAGACAGATCTGCTCCTAACATTGTTCGAAGATGGCTTGTGACTTTACTCGCTGCTGTGATCTATATCTATAGGGTTTACTATGTTTATGGATACTTCGTCATCTCTTATGGTTTAGCTACTTACATCTTGAACCTATTGATTGGTTTCCTCTCTCCTAAGGTTGATCCTGAGCTTGAAGCTTTGGATCCTGATTCTTTGCCTAGTGATGTTTCTGATGAGTATAAGCCCTTTGTTCGTCGTCTTCCTGAGTTCAAGTTCTG GTATGCGGCGACTAAGGCCTTCGTTGTTGCGTTTGTGATGACTTTCTTCTCGTTCTTGGATGTACCTGTGTTCTGGCCCATCTTGTTGTGTTACTGGTTGGTTCTGTATTCTCTAACTATGAAACGCTTAATCGTGCACATGTGGAAGTATAGATACTTCCCTTTCGACGTTAGGAAGCCTGTAAAGCTCTTCAAGGTTCTTGCTGATAGTGTTCTGACCTTTTTAAGAATCAAG AGGGATGATGGTGGAAATGATGCTCCAAGTAGCAGCAGTTCATCTCATGGAAGTGAAAAACAGGATTAG
- the LOC104767182 gene encoding soluble inorganic pyrophosphatase 2-like isoform X1: protein MADNNGEGSPEGYAFPLRNPNVTLNERNFAAFTHRSAAAHPWHDLEIGPEAPAVFNCVVEISKGGKVKYELDKNSGLIKVDRVLYSSIVYPHNYGFIPRTICEDSDPIDVLVLMQEPVLTGSFLRARAIGLMPMIDQGEKDDKIIAVCADDPEFRHYRELNELPPHRLAEIRRFFEDCIHNITSHIASNFKFCFSLVLYFQFSLNIQLLDKKNENKKVDVEAFLPAQAAIAAIKDSMDLYAAYIKAGLQR from the exons ATGGCTGATAACAACGGTGAAGGAAGCCCCGAGGGCTATGCTTTCCCTCTCAGGAACCCTAATGTTACCCTGAACGAGAGAAACTTTGCAGCCTTCACTCACCGATCAGCTGCTGCTCATCCTTGGCATGACTTGGAGATTG GTCCGGAAGCTCCTGCTGTTTTCAACTGC GTTGTTGAAATTAGCAAAGGTGGCAAGGTTAAGTATGAGCTAGACAAGAACAGTGGCCTTATCAAG GTTGATCGTGTTCTTTACTCATCCATTGTGTACCCCCACAACTACGGTTTCATTCCACGAACTATCTGTGAAGACAGTGATCCAATAGATGTCCTGGTGCTGATGCAG GAGCCTGTGCTAACCGGATCATTCCTCCGTGCCCGTGCTATTGGTCTAATGCCCATGATTGATCAG GGTGAAAAAGACGACAAGATAATTGCAGTATGTGCCGACGATCCTGAGTTCCGTCACTACAGAGAACTCAATGAGCTTCCCCCTCACCGTCTAGCTGAAATCCGCCGCTTCTTCGAGGACTGTATCCACAACATAACATCCCATATTGCATctaactttaaattttgttttagcttGGTGctttattttcagttttcactTAACATACAACTTTTAGACAAGAAGAACGAGAACAAGAAAGTCGACGTTGAAGCTTTCCTTCCAGCTCAAGCTGCCATAGCTGCAATTAAGGACTCCAT GGATCTTTACGCAGCTTACATCAAAGCTGGCCTGCAACGCTAA
- the LOC104767182 gene encoding soluble inorganic pyrophosphatase 2-like isoform X2 has product MADNNGEGSPEGYAFPLRNPNVTLNERNFAAFTHRSAAAHPWHDLEIGPEAPAVFNCVVEISKGGKVKYELDKNSGLIKVDRVLYSSIVYPHNYGFIPRTICEDSDPIDVLVLMQEPVLTGSFLRARAIGLMPMIDQGEKDDKIIAVCADDPEFRHYRELNELPPHRLAEIRRFFEDYKKNENKKVDVEAFLPAQAAIAAIKDSMDLYAAYIKAGLQR; this is encoded by the exons ATGGCTGATAACAACGGTGAAGGAAGCCCCGAGGGCTATGCTTTCCCTCTCAGGAACCCTAATGTTACCCTGAACGAGAGAAACTTTGCAGCCTTCACTCACCGATCAGCTGCTGCTCATCCTTGGCATGACTTGGAGATTG GTCCGGAAGCTCCTGCTGTTTTCAACTGC GTTGTTGAAATTAGCAAAGGTGGCAAGGTTAAGTATGAGCTAGACAAGAACAGTGGCCTTATCAAG GTTGATCGTGTTCTTTACTCATCCATTGTGTACCCCCACAACTACGGTTTCATTCCACGAACTATCTGTGAAGACAGTGATCCAATAGATGTCCTGGTGCTGATGCAG GAGCCTGTGCTAACCGGATCATTCCTCCGTGCCCGTGCTATTGGTCTAATGCCCATGATTGATCAG GGTGAAAAAGACGACAAGATAATTGCAGTATGTGCCGACGATCCTGAGTTCCGTCACTACAGAGAACTCAATGAGCTTCCCCCTCACCGTCTAGCTGAAATCCGCCGCTTCTTCGAGGACT ACAAGAAGAACGAGAACAAGAAAGTCGACGTTGAAGCTTTCCTTCCAGCTCAAGCTGCCATAGCTGCAATTAAGGACTCCAT GGATCTTTACGCAGCTTACATCAAAGCTGGCCTGCAACGCTAA
- the LOC104767184 gene encoding protein RER1D-like isoform X2 → MEDEQGSESEGDTIVASPLAKWRIQFSRSFQNYLDRSAPNIVRRWLVTLLAAVIYIYRVYYVYGYFVISYGLATYILNLLIGFLSPKVDPELEALDPDSLPSDVSDEYKPFVRRLPEFKFWYAATKAFVVAFVMTFFSFLDVPVFWPILLCYWLVLYSLTMKRLIVHMWKYRYFPFDVRKPVKLFKVLADSVLTFLRIKRDDGGNDAPSSSSSSHGSEKQD, encoded by the exons ATGGAAGACGAACAAGGTAGCGAAAGTGAAGGAGACACCATAGTTGCATCACCACTTGCTAAATGGAGAATCCAATTCTCGAG ATCGTTTCAGAATTACTTAGACAGATCTGCTCCTAACATTGTTCGAAGATGGCTTGTGACTTTACTCGCTGCTGTGATCTATATCTATAGGGTTTACTATGTTTATGGATACTTCGTCATCTCTTATGGTTTAGCTACTTACATCTTGAACCTATTGATTGGTTTCCTCTCTCCTAAGGTTGATCCTGAGCTTGAAGCTTTGGATCCTGATTCTTTGCCTAGTGATGTTTCTGATGAGTATAAGCCCTTTGTTCGTCGTCTTCCTGAGTTCAAGTTCTG GTATGCGGCGACTAAGGCCTTCGTTGTTGCGTTTGTGATGACTTTCTTCTCGTTCTTGGATGTACCTGTGTTCTGGCCCATCTTGTTGTGTTACTGGTTGGTTCTGTATTCTCTAACTATGAAACGCTTAATCGTGCACATGTGGAAGTATAGATACTTCCCTTTCGACGTTAGGAAGCCTGTAAAGCTCTTCAAGGTTCTTGCTGATAGTGTTCTGACCTTTTTAAGAATCAAG AGGGATGATGGTGGAAATGATGCTCCAAGTAGCAGCAGTTCATCTCATGGAAGTGAAAAACAGGATTAG